Genomic segment of Streptomyces sp. NBC_01210:
GGGCTGAACTTGGGATCGTTCTCACCGTCGGCGAGGAAGGCGAAGACCTCCTCGACGGGGCGGCCGATCTCGACCGTTGCCTCGAACTGACCGGCCATGGCTCCTCCACTGATCGCTCGCGCCCGGGCGGCGGCGTGCCGACATCGTCCCGGACGGCCCGGGAGACCTCCGGCAGGCTCGCGACTGGCGGCCCGCGCCAGGCTGGTGTCCTGCCATTCTGGTTTCACGGACGGCGGCGGCGCCACCCGAGACGTATCGGGTGTGAGCGGCGCAGCAGCTCGAGGTTCTCGGTCGCGACGGAGATGCCTGCGTCGGCGGCTCGTTCGAACCAGGCTTCCGCTTCCCTCAGGTTCCTCCCTCGCCCCGCGAGGTGGTCCAGGTCGTTCGCCGCGTCGGCACTGCCGGCTTCAGCGGCTTGTCTCCCTCCCGAGACAACGGCGGCTCCCACGCTGGACGATGCGCATTCTGTCGGTACGGCGGCGAAGTCTGACGCTGCCGGCCTGGGGGCTCAAGGGTCGGACCGTCCCGCCAAGTGGGCGAGGAGTACCGGGACATGGCTGCGCTCGATGTCCTTGACCGAGGTGAGGACGGTCACGGCCTGCGTGGCGGACAGAGCGAGAACCCGGTCGACGGCCGGGGCGTGGTCGGAGTCGGCCAGTTCTCGCGTGTAGCGCCGGGCGAACTCCTCGTAGCGGCTGCGGTCTTCGTGGTACCAGTGCCGCAGCTCGGCCGAGGGCGCGATGTCCTTCAGCCACTCGTCGACGGCGGCGCGCTCCTTGGAGACGCCCCGCGGCCAGAGCCGGTCCACCAGTACCCGGCACCCGTCGTCGGGGTGCGGCGGATCGTACACACGCCGGACGTGGAACGGGCCGGACACCATCACCTCACCTCCCTCGTGCGAAGGCCGGCGGCCGGGCTCCGCAACGCTGAACGCCGTACCTTCTCAGGCTCCGCCGTACGGGCCTGCTCCGCACCTTGCCCTGGCAACGCTCGACCTGGAGCTCACGGCAGAGCGGCGTTGGAGGCTGGACAGGGCACTGTGACAGGCTGCGTGGAGGTGCCCGCGGCCAGTCAGGTCGCCGGGCCGGAGACTTCGGGAGAGCACGGCACCATGGACATACCGGATCCTTCGCGCTGGGCTTCCAGCCCTGCAGCCCACCGCAACGCCGTCGCCGCGGAGACCGCCAGGTTCGTGGCGGTCGTCAAGGGCGCACAGCCGGCGACCCCGGTGCCCAGCTGCCCGGGCTGGACGCTCGTCGACCTGATCAGGCACACCGGCAGCGTGCAGCGGTGGTTCTCCGTCCTGCTGCGTCAGCTCGTACAGGAACCACCGCGAAGCCGTGATGTGGAACTGCGGCTGCCGGCGGACGAGGACGACTTTGCCGACTGGCTGACGGCGAGTGCGGCGGAGGCCGCGAGCGCCTTCGCAGTCACCGATCCGAATGCCCCGATGTGGGTGTGGGGCGCCGATCGCCATGCCAGGTTCTGGGTGCGGCGGATGCTGTTCGAGACTCTGGTGCACCGCGCCGACGCGGAACTCGCCGTCGGCCTGCGGCCCGTGATCGACCGCGACCTCGCGGCCGACGGCGTGGACGAGTTCTTGGTCAATCTGCCCTTCGCCACGTCCTTCGCCCCCAAGGTGGCCAATCTGCGTGGCGACGGAGAGACCATTCGCTTCCGGTGTACCGACAGGGACGGCGAGTGGCTGGTCCGCCTGCGGCCCGATGGCTTCGGGGTCGACCCCGAGCCCGCGGCCACCGGGACAGCCACATCGGCCGACGCCACCGTCCAGGGAGCCGCCGCGGATCTGCTGCTGCTCATGTACGGCCGCCTCGACCGCGGCGCGGATGCCTTCGAGAGTTCCGGGAACGAGGATCTGCTGACGCTCTGGTTCAGCAACTCCGAGTTCTGAAGAGCAAGCGGTTGTGGCCTGCGGCCAGGAGCGGCCGCAGGCCCGTGGCGGGAGCCGGTCGGCTGGCCGGTTCCCGCCGTGCGACCTACCGTCGAATGGAGCAGGTCCGATAGAGGTTCATACGCGGTAGTCCTGTCCCCATCCCGCGGAGGTGCCCCCCATGACCGGAGACCGGACCAGCGCCACACCGGGCAAGACCCGGTTCGACGACATCTACAACGAGCCGGATCCTCGTGCCTACTTCCGTCGGCTCGCCCCACTGGAATACGAGATTCCGCACCAGGCCCAAGACATTTTCCGCCGCACTCGTGCCGACCGTGCCGCGGCGTCGGGCACGGGCGGCCCTGTCACAGTCCTCGATCTGTGCTGCTCGTACGGCATCAACGCCGCCCTCCTCAATCATGACCTCACGCTGGCCGAGCTGTACGCGCACTACACGGGCGCGGAGGCAGCGGCGCTCACCCCGGCTGAACTCATCGAGCACGACAAGGAGTTCTACGCCTCAAGGCGCCGCGCGGACGCGAGCCCGGTCATCGGACTCGACTCGGCCGACCGCGCCGTCGACTACGCCCTGGCGGTCGGCCTGCTCGACGAGGCCTACGCCGAGAACCTGGAAGAGCGGCCGGCCGGCCCCCAACTGCGGCGCGCCGTCGCAGCCACCGGACTGATCACGGTCACCGGAGGCATTGGCTACATCTCCCGCCGCACCTTCGAATCCCTCCTGGACAGTGCGCGCATCCCCGTCTGGGTAACCGCTTTCGTCCTGCGTACCGTCCCGTACGAGCCGGTGATCTCGAGCCTGGCCGACTATGGCCTGGTCACGGAGACGGACCCGTCGCAGACCTACCCGCAGCGGTTGTTCTCCGACCCGGCAGAGCAGCGCAACGCCATCGAGCAGGTGCTCCTCCTCGGCCGCGACCCCGCCGGGCTGGAGGCCGACGGCCGCTACTACACGCAGCTGTACCAGTCCCGCCCCCGTCCGGCGTGACCTGACGCTGCCGTTCCGCACGGCCGCCAGGCATGGAGCACCTGGCTGTGTTCCGGGCCCACCCCGACCCCGCACTGGGTACCCGGCCGGGGTATCGTCGGGGCAGGCCGCGCCCCACGGGGCCGCGCGGGGATGAAGCGTCGGAAGGAACCGGCAGTGGTGGACAGCGGACAACCGCGGAGGCCGGGCATCGCCCTGCTGCCGGCGGTCTGCGCGGTCCTGCTCGGCCTGTTCCTCATGCACGGCGCCCCGGCCACCACCACAGCCGGCTGCCACGGTGCGATGTCCGCGCCTGTCCCGATGCACAAGGACCATGCCGTCGCTTCGATGACGTCCGCGGCCACGACGGCCATGGCACACCCCGGCGCCGCCCAGGCGTCGGACGCGTCGGTGACGCACGGGGCGCTCTGCGCCTCGACTCCCGCACGCGACCGGACCCCGCTGCCGATGACCGGCCTGGTGACCGTCATCGCCCTCGCGGCGGCGTGGTCCCTGACAGGTCGGCCTGCGGCCCTCGGCCGGACGGGGCGGCGTGGGCCGCCGACCGGTGGACGGAGCCTGCTGCTCCAGGTGTGTATCGCGCGAGCGTGACAGGACCACGCCGGGACCCCGCCATGAACGGGCCCGGCAGCGAGTCCTGCTCACATTGGCGCGCCACCCGGCGTGGTGCGCCCACCCGGAAAGACCACAGTGATGTTCAGTTCTTCCCGTTCCGCCGTGCGCCGCCCTGCCCCGGCGTCGGTCGGAGCAGCAGCCCTGGCCATGACCCTGGCCGCCTGCGGTTCCTCCAGCGGCTCCTCGATGCCCGGCATGGACCACGGCGCCAAACCGTCCGCTTCCTCCTCGGCAAGCGTGACGCCCTCGGTGAGCGGCATGCCCGGCATGGACCACATGGCAGGCGGCAGCGGCCTGGCCGACGCGAAGGACGGTTACCGCCTCACTTCGCGGGACACGTCGCTCCAGGCGGGCAAGCGGGCCGGCTACCGGTTCGGCGTCACCGGCCCGGACGGCAAGCCGGTCACCGATTTCGAGGTCGACCAGACCAAGCGGATGCACTTCTACGCCATCCGCTCGGACCTGACAGGCTTCCAGCACATCCACCCGACCATGGCCGCCGACGGCGCCTGGACCGCCGACCTGGCCACACTCGCTCGCGGTTCCTGGCGCATGTTCGCCTCGTTCACCCCGAACTCCGGGACCGGTAAGGGCAAGGACTTCGTGCTCAGCCGCACCCTCACCGTCCCCGGCACGCAGACGAAGACCCCGTTGCCGGCGGCAGCCGGCTCCACCGAGGCCGACGGGTACACCGTCAACGTCAAGGCCGAGCTGATGGCCGGCATGGCGCACCCGCTCACTGTCACCATCACCAAGGGCGGCAAGCCCGCCACCGACCTGCAGCCCTACCTGGACACCTACGCCCACCTGACCGCCTTCCACGAGGGAGACACCGCGTTCGCGCACCTTCACCCCGAGACGAAGGTGAACGGCGCTCACGGCGGCCCCGAGCTGTCCTTCCACGCCGAACTGCCGACGTCCGGAAACTGGCGGCTGTTCCTGCAGTTCCGCACCGGCGGCAAGCTGCACACCGCCGCGCTGACCTTGCGCGTCGGCTGACCGTCCCCGCGGGGCGCCGCCCATGCGGCGGCGCCCCCGTAGCCCCACCCCCGCGTGACACCTCACCCCCGCGTGACACCTCGCAGGTGCCCCGCGTCGGTGGGCCCGGGGTCGCACTCCCGGAGGAATGCTTCAGGGATGATCCACGCCGTACTGCACGCACTGTCGATCGCCGGTTCCATGACCTGGGAGATCACCTGGGCGCTGATCCTGGGATTCGCCCTGTCCGCCGTGGTCCAGGCGGTCGTGCGCAAGTCCACCGTCGTCTCGCTGCTGGGCGATGACCGCCCTCGTACTCTGGCCATCGCCGCCGGTCTCGGCGCGGCCTCGTCCTCGTGCTCCTACGCCGCGGTGGCGCTGGCCCGCTCGCTGTTCCGTAAGGGCGCGAACTTCACCGCCGCGATGGCCTTCGAGATCGCGTCGACCAACCTCGTCGTCGAACTCGGTGTCATCCTCGCGCTGCTGATGGGCTGGCAGTTCACCGCGGCGGAGTTCGTCGGCGGCCCCATCATGATCACCGTGCTTGCGGTGCTCTTCCGGCTGTTCCTGCGCGACAAACTCCTTCGCCAGGCCCGCGAGCAGGCCGAACGCGGGCTCGCCGGTTCGATGGAGGGCCATGCTGCGATGGACATGTCCGTGCAGCGCGAGGGCTCCTTCGCCCGGCGACTGCTGTCCGGCGAGGGCTTCACCTCGACCGCGCACGTGTTCGTCATGGAGTGGGCGGCGATCCTGCGTGACTTGGTGCTCGGCCTGCTCATCGCCGGCGCCATCGCCGCCTGGGTACCGGACTCCTTCTGGAGCACGTTCTTCTTCGAAGGCCACCCGCTTCTTCGAAGGCCACCCGCTGGCAGCCAAGTTGTGGGGGCCGGTCATCGGCCCGCTGGTCGCCATCGCCTCGTTCGTCTGCTCGATCGGCAACGTCCCGCTCGCGGTCGTGCTGTGGAAGGGCGGCATCAGCTTCGGCGGCGTGGTCGCGTTCATCTTCGCCGACCTGCTGATCCTGCCGATCCTCAACATCTACCGGAAGTACTACGGCGCGAAGACGGCCCTCTTCCTGCTGGGCACCTTTTACGTCGCCACGGTCATCGCCGGCTACATCGTGGAGTTCATCTTCGGTGGCCTCGGCCTGATCCCCGACCAGGCCGACGCCAAGGTCCCCATGGAGGGCGTCACTTGGAACTACACCACCTGGCTCAACATCGCCTTCCTCGTCCTGGCGGCCGCCCTCCTGGTGCGGTTCTTCCGCACCGGCGGGATGGCGATGCTGCGCATGATGGGCGGCGCACCCGGCAACAGTCATGCTCACGAAGGCCACGGCGAGAGCCACGAGAAGCATGACGGCCACCGCTGACCGGCGCGGCGGACGCGTTCGGTGGTGGTGACACATGCAGGAGCGGCCACGGCGAAGCGCCGTGGCCGCTCGGTTGTTCAGCTGCCCGGTGGCACTCGCGCAGGACGGCCGGACCCCCGGGTGAGGGAGTAGCCGGCGATGCCCGCCAGGGCACCGAGCAGGCCGCCCGCCACGGTCCAGATCCAGCGGTCGGACCACCAGCCGGAGGCCCAGCCGCCGTCCGGCTCGGCGAAGGATGCCGCCTGCTTCGGTGCGTTCTCGTCGTCCTTCGCCGACCGGGCCGTGGCGCCGGGTACCAGCGGAGTGGAGAGTGAGCCGTCACCCGCGTGCGCGCCGCCGGCGTCGGCCGACTGGGCCTCGACCTCGGCCCGTACCGGCTGGCCGAGGTCCTGCTCAGGAAGATCGACGACCGTCAGGCGTACGTAGTAGCTGCCCGGCAGCGGATCGTTGGCCCACGGCTCCGCCCAGGAACGGACCGTACGCAGCGTGCAGGACAGCTCGACCGATGCGGCGTCCTTCGCCGCCGCCCGGGTCTGCATGCCGTACATACAGGCCTGGCGACGGCGCAGACCGTCGTACACGTCGAGCTGCCATGTCGAGGCTCCGTGCCGACCGGTGGACTCGGGCAGCGTGACCTTGGCCTTCACCGTGGGCCGCTCCCCCGCGTCCGCGGGAAACACCCAGTACAGGTAGTCGCCGGTGGACGCGCCGGCCGTGGCCCGCTGGCCCTGCTCGAACGCGGTCGCGGTACGGAAGGTGGTACCGGCCTCGGTCGGGCCGGCCGTGCTCTCGCTCGGACTCGCCGACGGATCGTCCGCGGCGGCCGCGCCCGCCGTGCCGAACAGTGCGGCAGCGGCCAGCAGAGCTGTCGTCAGTATGTGTGCGGTACGCATCAGTTGGTCCTCCAGACAGCGACGCGCCAGCGTGAGACCCAGCCCCACAGCAGACCGGCCACCAGGCCGGTGAGCACCAGGACGGCGAGGAGCCACCAGCCCCGGCCGAGACCGAAGGAGGCCACGTCGGACGCGTCGTCGGACGCGTCGACCACGTCGATGGTCAGCTCGACGGGCAGGCCCGGGGCGGTCTTGACCGACGCGGGCGCCGAGAAGGAGTTGCTGACCTGCAGGCAGACGGTCTCCGCAGCGGGTTTGACCTCGTCCGCGTCGGCCGGCGGAGCCTTCGGATAGCGCAGACCGGCCGAGATCATGTCGGTGCGTCCGTTGCCCGCCTCCGCGCCGCGGACGATTTCCCGGCCGTGTACGGTCACCGCCCGCAGCATGACGCCGTAGTCGTTGTTGACCGCCCGGTCGGCGGCGACGCTCACCGAGGCGCGCAGCTCCTGGCCGGGCAGGACATCCACCCGGTACCAGCGGTGCTCGCCGAACTTCTCACGGTCGGTGAACAGGCCCGCCTTGAGCTGTGGTGCGTCCGTGCACTGCTGTCCGCCCTCGGTCGCCACCGGGGTGACGACCGGCGCTGCGGCACGGTCCACCAATTGGCTGACGCGGCCGGAGAGTTCATCGGTGTGCTGTACCGAGGTGTAGGTACCGCCGGTGGCCTCGGCGATGCACCTCAGCTGGTCACGGGTCTTGGCATCCGGAACCAGCCCCAGCGTGTCGACGACGAGGTGGATTCCCTTGGCGGCGATGTCACGCGCGACGACACACGGGTCGAGCGGAGCACAGGTGTCCTCGCCGTCGGTGATGAGTACGATCCGCCGGGTGGCGTCGCCGCCCTTGAGATCCTCGGCAGCGCCCAACAGAGCCGGCCCGATCGGCGTCCAGCCGGTGGGAGCGAGCGTCGCCACGGCGGTCTTCGCCTCGGTCCGGTCGAGCGGGCCTACCGGATAGAGCGGCCGGGTGTCCTTGCAGCCGAGCTTCTTGTCGTCACCGGCGTAGTCGGCGCCGAGGGTGCGTATGCCGAGCTGCACCTCTTTCGGCACTGCGTCCAGTACCTCGTTGAAGGCCTGCTTCGCCGCTGCCATCCGGGTCTGGCCGTCGATGTCTCGCGCCCGCATCGATCCGCTGACGTCGAGCACCAACTCGACCTTGGGGGAAGCCTTCGCCACCGGTTCATCGGCGGCGGCGCCCACCGGGAAGAGCGCGACAGCCAGTGCGGCGAGCAGGCCGCACGACGCGGCCGCCAGCCGTTTTCTTGTGATCATCGCCGGATCGTATTGAAGATCGCCCGCTGGTCCAAACCCCGGCTGTTCTCCCCACCGGTATGTGTGGGGAGAACAGCCCGGATTGTGGTTGAAGCTGCCGGCGATATGCGGAGGCGGTACGTGTGCCGGGCGCGGTACAGGTAGTTGACCCGGGGCCGGTCAGGCTCTCAGCCTTCGTCGAAGGAGGCGAGATAGCTGGCGGCCATGTCGCTCTCGCCCAGGCCCCGGTCCACCAGCCTTTCGAAGCGCGCCACTCCGGCCCGTGCCACATCCAGCCGCACGCCGGAGCGCTCGCCCGCGTCAACGATGAGCCGGGTGTCCTTGAGGGCGTTGTCGACCGAGAAGCTGGGCGTGTAGTCGTCGGCGAGGATCGCCTTCGCCTTGACCCGGAGGTACCCGTTGTCCAACGGCCCGCCGGAGACACTGTCGAGGAAGGACTGCGGATCGACACCGAGCCCCTGTGCCAGGGCGATCGCCTCGGCCGTGGCGTGCGTCAGGGCGCCGACCCAGCTGTTCAGTACCAGTTTGAGTCTGCTGGCAGCCCCGGTGGAGCCGTCGTCGTCCAGCCAGGTGGTGTGCCGGCCCACGGCTTCGAAGACGGGCGTGAGAACGGCGCGGGCACTGTCCGGACCCGCGGCCAGTACCAGCAACTCCCCGGCTTCGGCGGGCTGCCTCGTACCGAGAACGGGAGCGTCGACAAAGACGAGGCCCTGCTCCCGCGCGAAATCGGCCAGCTCCGCCGTGGCGGCGTCGCCGACGGTGGCCGTCTGGGCCCAGACCGTTCCGGGGGCGAGGCCGGGGCTTGCCTCACGCATCGCGGCGAGCACCCGTGGTCCGTCGTTGAGCATGGTCAGCACCACGCCCGCGCCGGTGACGGCGTCGGCGGGCGACACGGCACAGTGTGCTCCCTCAGCCGCCAGGGCTTCGGCCTTCGCTCGCGTACGGTTCCACACCCGGACGGGCAGGCCCGCGCGCAGCAGGTTGCGCGCCATCGCCCCGCCCATGAGGCCGGTGCCGAGCACCGCCACCGTGGGACGGGCCGCGTCATCGTGCGTTGCCGGTGTTGCCACTAGGGTCACCTCTCGCCGTCGTCATGCGCCTGGCCCGGAGATACCCGACGCTACCGCCCGGGACGGGGCGGCCGCGCCGGGCTGGTCCGGTCAGCTCCGAGCCGACGCGGCGGTGCCGTAGCGGCGCTCGAAGCGCTCCACACGGCCGGCCGAGTCCAGGACCCGCGATTTTCCGGTGTAGAACGGGTGGCTCGCCGAGGAGACCTCGACGTCGATCACCGGGTAGGTGTTGCCGTCCTGCCACTCCACACGCTGCGCGGAGTCGGCGGTCGAGCGGGTCAGGAAGGCGATGTCCGCGGCGCGGTCGCGGAAGACGACCGGGCGCGAAACGGGGTGGATACGAGGCTTCATGCGTAGTCCTTCCTCAGTACGGGCCCCAGCACGGGCCCCTAGTGGGGGTGAATGTCATATTCACTTCGGTGCCTGGTGCTGCAACCCGGCGGGCCCCCGCGGCATTCCCGCCGGGCCGGTCCGCCCGACCGGCCCCGGGGGTATGCCGCGCCGACCGGGCACATACAGGCGCTAATCGCTAGAATTCGGGCATGGGAGAGCGGCCTGTCGCGTCGACTGCGCCCGAGCTCGTCATCGAAACCGACGCGGGCTCCACGGTGATGAGTCCGAGCCGGGACTACCACGTCGGGCGCGACCCCAGGAGCGACATCGTCATCGACGATGCCCGGGTCTCCTGGCACCACGCGGTGCTCCGGCCCAACGACGGCCACTGGACACTCGAGGACGAGCACAGCACGAACGGCACATACGCCGACGGCAAGCGCATCCACGAGTGGGGAGTCGGCCCCGGCAGCGTCATCCGGTTCGGCAACCCCGCCGACGGCCCGCGCGCCGTACTCGTCGGCCGTGCGCCTACCGCGTCGGCGAAGCAGGCGCCCGTCCGTCCGTCCGCCGTCTCCATGCCGGCCGCCACCCACACCTTCCGGCAGCCGACCAGCGTACGGCCGCTGCCCGTCCGCACCGTGCGCATCGGACGTGGCGCCGACAACGACCTGGTCATCGACGACCTCACCGTCTCACGCCTGCATGCCGAGCTACGGGCGCAGTCGGGCGGCACATACGAGATCGTCGATCTCGGCAGTCACAACGGCACCTTTCTCAACGGCCAGCCGATTGAACGGGCCCAGGTCTCCCCCGGTGACATCGTCGGTATCGGGCACTCGGCGTTCTGCCTCGTCGGCGACCAGCTGCAGGAATTCGTCGACACCGGTGAGGTGTCGCTCGGCGTCCAGGACCTGACGGTCACGGTGGACCGGGGCCGCAAGACGCTCCTCGACCATGTCTCCTTCCCGGTCGGCGAGAAGTGCCTGCTCGCCGTCATCGGGCCCAGCGGAGCGGGCAAGTCGACGCTCCTCAACGCCCTGACCGGGCTCCGTCCCGCCGATCAGGGCACCGTCCTCTACGACGGCCGCGACCTCTACCACGACTACGCGGAGCTGCGTCAGCGCATCGGTCTCGTACCGCAGGACGACATCCTGCACTCCCAGCTGACGGTCCAGCGGGCCCTCGGATACGCCGCCGAGCTGCGGTTTCCGCATGACGCCGCGAAGACCGAACGTCAGGCCAGGGTCACCGAGGTCGTCCACGAGCTGGGGCTGGGGCAGCGGGCCGGGCAGCCGATCCACAGTCTGTCGGGCGGTCAGCGCAAACGGGTGAGTGTGGCTCTGGAACTGCTGACCAAGCCGTCGCTGCTCTTCCTCGACGAGCCGACCTCCGGGCTCGACCCCGGCATGGACCGGTCGGTCATGCATATGCTCCGTGGCCTCGCCGACGACGGACGTACGGTCATCGTGGTCACCCACAGCGTGCTCAGTCTGGACGTGTGCGACCGGCTGCTGGTGCTCGCCCCGGGCGGGAAGATCGCCTATTACGGGCCGCCCGACGACGCGCTCGCCTTCTTCGGCTTCGAGCACTGGCCGGAGGCGTTCGAGGCCTTCGAGAACGACGATTCCCGCGAGTGGGCGGGTGAGTACCGCGAGTCCCCGTTCCACCAGCAGTACATCGCGAACTCGACCGCACAGCCACCCCTCCCGCACCCCGCAGGGACCGCAGCCGTCACGCCGCCGCCGCGGACCCGGAGCTGGGGGGCACAGCTCGGGACCCTGGTGCGGCGGTACGCCGCCGTACTGAGCGCCGACCGGACCTTCATGATCACCATGATTGCGCTGCCGTTCGTGATGGGCGCGATGACCCGCGCCCTGGCCGGGAGCCGACTGACCGCCGAGACGGCGTTGAACGCCCTGTTCATCCTGTGCG
This window contains:
- a CDS encoding DUF488 domain-containing protein, whose product is MVSGPFHVRRVYDPPHPDDGCRVLVDRLWPRGVSKERAAVDEWLKDIAPSAELRHWYHEDRSRYEEFARRYTRELADSDHAPAVDRVLALSATQAVTVLTSVKDIERSHVPVLLAHLAGRSDP
- a CDS encoding maleylpyruvate isomerase family mycothiol-dependent enzyme, which encodes MPAASQVAGPETSGEHGTMDIPDPSRWASSPAAHRNAVAAETARFVAVVKGAQPATPVPSCPGWTLVDLIRHTGSVQRWFSVLLRQLVQEPPRSRDVELRLPADEDDFADWLTASAAEAASAFAVTDPNAPMWVWGADRHARFWVRRMLFETLVHRADAELAVGLRPVIDRDLAADGVDEFLVNLPFATSFAPKVANLRGDGETIRFRCTDRDGEWLVRLRPDGFGVDPEPAATGTATSADATVQGAAADLLLLMYGRLDRGADAFESSGNEDLLTLWFSNSEF
- a CDS encoding permease: MTWCSACSSPAPSPPGYRTPSGARSSSKATRFFEGHPLAAKLWGPVIGPLVAIASFVCSIGNVPLAVVLWKGGISFGGVVAFIFADLLILPILNIYRKYYGAKTALFLLGTFYVATVIAGYIVEFIFGGLGLIPDQADAKVPMEGVTWNYTTWLNIAFLVLAAALLVRFFRTGGMAMLRMMGGAPGNSHAHEGHGESHEKHDGHR
- a CDS encoding VWA domain-containing protein gives rise to the protein MITRKRLAAASCGLLAALAVALFPVGAAADEPVAKASPKVELVLDVSGSMRARDIDGQTRMAAAKQAFNEVLDAVPKEVQLGIRTLGADYAGDDKKLGCKDTRPLYPVGPLDRTEAKTAVATLAPTGWTPIGPALLGAAEDLKGGDATRRIVLITDGEDTCAPLDPCVVARDIAAKGIHLVVDTLGLVPDAKTRDQLRCIAEATGGTYTSVQHTDELSGRVSQLVDRAAAPVVTPVATEGGQQCTDAPQLKAGLFTDREKFGEHRWYRVDVLPGQELRASVSVAADRAVNNDYGVMLRAVTVHGREIVRGAEAGNGRTDMISAGLRYPKAPPADADEVKPAAETVCLQVSNSFSAPASVKTAPGLPVELTIDVVDASDDASDVASFGLGRGWWLLAVLVLTGLVAGLLWGWVSRWRVAVWRTN
- a CDS encoding NAD(P)-dependent oxidoreductase, which translates into the protein MATPATHDDAARPTVAVLGTGLMGGAMARNLLRAGLPVRVWNRTRAKAEALAAEGAHCAVSPADAVTGAGVVLTMLNDGPRVLAAMREASPGLAPGTVWAQTATVGDAATAELADFAREQGLVFVDAPVLGTRQPAEAGELLVLAAGPDSARAVLTPVFEAVGRHTTWLDDDGSTGAASRLKLVLNSWVGALTHATAEAIALAQGLGVDPQSFLDSVSGGPLDNGYLRVKAKAILADDYTPSFSVDNALKDTRLIVDAGERSGVRLDVARAGVARFERLVDRGLGESDMAASYLASFDEG
- a CDS encoding type B 50S ribosomal protein L31 — translated: MKPRIHPVSRPVVFRDRAADIAFLTRSTADSAQRVEWQDGNTYPVIDVEVSSASHPFYTGKSRVLDSAGRVERFERRYGTAASARS
- a CDS encoding ABC transporter ATP-binding protein/permease, yielding MGERPVASTAPELVIETDAGSTVMSPSRDYHVGRDPRSDIVIDDARVSWHHAVLRPNDGHWTLEDEHSTNGTYADGKRIHEWGVGPGSVIRFGNPADGPRAVLVGRAPTASAKQAPVRPSAVSMPAATHTFRQPTSVRPLPVRTVRIGRGADNDLVIDDLTVSRLHAELRAQSGGTYEIVDLGSHNGTFLNGQPIERAQVSPGDIVGIGHSAFCLVGDQLQEFVDTGEVSLGVQDLTVTVDRGRKTLLDHVSFPVGEKCLLAVIGPSGAGKSTLLNALTGLRPADQGTVLYDGRDLYHDYAELRQRIGLVPQDDILHSQLTVQRALGYAAELRFPHDAAKTERQARVTEVVHELGLGQRAGQPIHSLSGGQRKRVSVALELLTKPSLLFLDEPTSGLDPGMDRSVMHMLRGLADDGRTVIVVTHSVLSLDVCDRLLVLAPGGKIAYYGPPDDALAFFGFEHWPEAFEAFENDDSREWAGEYRESPFHQQYIANSTAQPPLPHPAGTAAVTPPPRTRSWGAQLGTLVRRYAAVLSADRTFMITMIALPFVMGAMTRALAGSRLTAETALNALFILCVGGVLIGAANAVRELVKERVIYQRERAVGLSRSAYLMSKVVVLGTVTVLQAVVLTLVGLAGVDLNAPGGEGVLMPPLLEITLAVALLSFTAMMLGLFVSSLVRKEEVTMPLLVLLTIVQVIFSGALLQLNGVPGIEQLAWLVPSRWALGAMAGTIELTRIVPGDLTADPLFRHSQSVWLLNMGKLAVLSVVFGYAVARLLRRHEPAIMRK